The following coding sequences lie in one Isoptericola variabilis 225 genomic window:
- a CDS encoding acetyltransferase, producing the protein MARRKARVEFEDDLGRPVVYHRQPDGGLVSPRAQVDETATLATGAYVEEGARIGARARVGVGSWVDVDAVVGHDAVVGRNVHVGPRTTLGPRVRVEDGSRLGSDVTVEAGVRILPDSLVPDGAVVRREGRGPYGIAA; encoded by the coding sequence ATGGCGCGGCGCAAGGCACGTGTGGAGTTCGAGGACGACCTCGGGCGTCCGGTGGTGTACCACCGGCAGCCCGACGGCGGCCTCGTGTCCCCGCGCGCCCAGGTGGACGAGACCGCGACGCTCGCGACCGGCGCGTACGTCGAGGAGGGCGCCAGGATCGGCGCCCGGGCCCGCGTGGGCGTGGGCAGCTGGGTCGACGTGGACGCGGTCGTGGGTCACGACGCGGTCGTGGGCCGCAACGTGCACGTCGGCCCCCGCACGACGCTCGGGCCCCGGGTGCGCGTCGAGGACGGCTCGCGGCTCGGCTCGGACGTCACGGTCGAGGCGGGCGTGCGCATCCTTCCGGACAGCCTCGTGCCCGACGGCGCGGTCGTGCGCCGCGAGGGCCGCGGCCCGTACGGCATCGCCGCCTGA
- a CDS encoding glycerate kinase, which yields MTATAAAPHVVVVPDSFKGSLSAREVADAVCAGVRVAAPDARITCLAMADGGEGTLDALLSTWRTEVRAVETVDAIGRPTTARWAASPDGRVGVVELAEASGLPRVSDRTLQPLRAHTRGTGDLAAAVLDAGVEEVLVCLGGSASTDGGAGLLTGLGARLLDADGAEVPDGGEGLARVASLDLSGLHPRAREVRWRVAVDVTNPLVGEQGAAAVFGPQKGARPGDVAFLDEALTCWANLLERETGVRVHELPGAGAAGGVPAALVAVLGAGLEHGATLVAETVGLPAALADAALVLTGEGSFDSQSVRGKVADGVARLAAASPARPPVVVLAGQVLLPAPQARAAGIAAAFSIAPGPIDLEDLLGRTAARLTDLATSVTGLVLAARPA from the coding sequence GTGACCGCCACCGCAGCCGCCCCGCACGTCGTCGTCGTCCCCGACTCCTTCAAGGGCAGCCTCAGCGCGCGCGAGGTGGCCGACGCCGTGTGCGCCGGCGTGCGCGTCGCCGCGCCCGACGCGCGGATCACGTGCCTCGCGATGGCGGACGGCGGCGAGGGCACGCTCGACGCGCTGCTGAGCACGTGGCGCACCGAGGTCCGCGCCGTCGAGACGGTCGACGCGATCGGCCGCCCGACGACGGCGCGGTGGGCGGCGTCGCCCGACGGACGCGTCGGCGTCGTCGAGCTCGCCGAGGCGAGCGGTCTCCCGCGCGTCTCCGACCGGACCCTGCAGCCGCTGCGCGCCCACACGCGCGGCACGGGCGACCTCGCGGCCGCGGTGCTCGACGCCGGCGTCGAGGAGGTGCTCGTGTGCCTCGGCGGGTCCGCGTCCACGGACGGCGGCGCCGGCCTGCTCACCGGTCTCGGCGCGCGGCTGCTCGACGCCGACGGGGCCGAGGTGCCCGACGGCGGCGAGGGGCTCGCGCGCGTCGCGTCGCTCGACCTGTCCGGTCTGCACCCGCGCGCCCGCGAGGTGCGGTGGCGCGTCGCCGTCGACGTCACCAACCCGCTCGTGGGAGAGCAGGGCGCCGCGGCCGTCTTCGGGCCGCAGAAGGGCGCGCGGCCGGGCGACGTCGCGTTCCTCGACGAGGCCCTGACCTGCTGGGCCAACCTGCTCGAGCGCGAGACCGGCGTGCGCGTGCACGAGCTGCCCGGCGCGGGTGCGGCCGGCGGCGTGCCCGCCGCGCTGGTCGCCGTCCTCGGCGCGGGCCTCGAGCACGGGGCGACGCTCGTCGCCGAGACAGTCGGCCTGCCCGCGGCGCTCGCGGACGCGGCGCTCGTGCTCACGGGCGAGGGGTCGTTCGACTCGCAGTCAGTGCGCGGCAAGGTGGCCGACGGCGTGGCCCGGCTCGCGGCGGCGTCGCCCGCGCGACCGCCCGTCGTCGTGCTCGCAGGCCAGGTGCTGCTGCCCGCACCCCAGGCGCGCGCCGCCGGGATCGCGGCCGCGTTCTCGATCGCGCCGGGCCCCATCGATCTCGAGGACCTGCTCGGCCGCACCGCTGCCCGCCTCACCGACCTCGCGACGTCGGTCACGGGCCTCGTGCTGGCGGCCCGCCCCGCCTGA
- a CDS encoding CE1759 family FMN reductase, with translation MSAPVAEDVRLVALTGGISFPSSSRLLADLLVARAAAHLEAAGRTVATRVVEARDVAEDAATATVLGFRSAELTEALTAVEEAHLLVVTTPVFRGTFSGVFKTFVDLLDGRRVTGTPVLLGAAGGTPRHTLVVDQALRPLFAFMGAVLVPVGVYASTADWTVERLPTEALAERADRAGAQLARLASLVDDPALGPRRSLSSGA, from the coding sequence ATGAGCGCGCCCGTCGCCGAGGACGTGCGCCTGGTCGCGCTCACCGGCGGCATCAGCTTCCCGTCGTCGTCGCGCCTGCTGGCCGACCTGCTCGTCGCGCGCGCCGCGGCGCACCTCGAGGCGGCGGGCCGCACGGTCGCGACGCGCGTCGTCGAGGCGCGCGACGTCGCCGAGGACGCCGCGACCGCGACCGTGCTGGGGTTCCGCAGCGCCGAGCTCACCGAGGCGCTGACGGCGGTCGAGGAGGCGCACCTGCTCGTCGTGACGACGCCGGTCTTCCGCGGCACCTTCTCCGGGGTGTTCAAGACGTTCGTCGACCTGCTCGACGGCCGGCGCGTCACCGGCACGCCGGTCCTGCTCGGCGCCGCGGGCGGCACCCCGCGCCACACGCTCGTCGTCGACCAGGCGCTGCGTCCGCTCTTCGCGTTCATGGGAGCGGTGCTCGTGCCCGTCGGCGTCTACGCGAGCACGGCCGACTGGACGGTCGAGCGGCTCCCGACGGAGGCGCTCGCCGAGCGCGCCGACCGTGCGGGCGCCCAGCTCGCCCGCCTCGCGAGCCTGGTGGACGACCCGGCGCTGGGCCCGCGGCGCTCGTTATCCTCGGGCGCGTGA
- a CDS encoding MarR family winged helix-turn-helix transcriptional regulator, giving the protein MTSGENPGETTHEPARDRTVSTGARRAAEAWESLFRTQVTLMRRFRADDIWQDLTIGEYDVLYTLSTGPADGMRLRDLNENVLLAQSSLSRMVDRLAERGLVRRSAAADDARGTVVSLTDEGRELQRTTGRAHVRTIERYVGEALEPDELEELARLLDKLRAAQARIPATGSRR; this is encoded by the coding sequence GTGACCTCCGGCGAGAACCCGGGCGAGACCACCCACGAGCCCGCCCGTGACAGGACCGTCTCGACCGGCGCGCGCCGGGCCGCCGAGGCGTGGGAGTCCCTGTTCCGCACCCAGGTCACGCTCATGCGCCGCTTCCGCGCGGACGACATCTGGCAGGACCTGACCATCGGCGAGTACGACGTGCTCTACACGCTGTCGACCGGACCTGCGGACGGCATGCGGCTGCGCGACCTCAACGAGAACGTGCTGCTCGCCCAGTCGTCGCTGTCGCGGATGGTCGACCGGCTCGCCGAGCGCGGTCTCGTCCGCCGCTCGGCCGCGGCCGACGACGCGCGCGGCACCGTCGTCTCGCTCACCGACGAGGGGCGGGAGCTGCAGCGCACGACCGGCCGGGCGCACGTGCGCACGATCGAGCGCTACGTCGGCGAGGCGCTCGAGCCCGACGAGCTCGAGGAGCTCGCGCGCCTGCTCGACAAGCTGCGCGCCGCGCAGGCCCGGATCCCCGCGACGGGCTCGCGGCGATGA
- a CDS encoding isoprenyl transferase, protein MRLPHLLYGLYERRLAASLPARQMPRHVGVILDGNRRWAKSFGEPAHTGHRRGADKITEFLGWAEPLGIEVVTLWMLSTDNLARPADELANLLDIIRDAVDELAETGRWRLRVMGRLDLLPDDLAAALKAAADGTCDVDGLQVNVAIGYGGRHEIADAVRSYLRQEAAGGATLEELAERIDVDDIAAHLYTKGQPDPELVIRTSGELRVGGFLMWQSAHSELYFCEAYWPDFRRVDFLRALRDFSRRERRLGR, encoded by the coding sequence GTGCGCCTGCCCCACCTGCTCTACGGCCTGTACGAGCGGCGTCTCGCCGCGTCGCTGCCGGCGCGGCAGATGCCCCGGCACGTCGGCGTGATCCTCGACGGCAACCGCCGCTGGGCCAAGTCCTTCGGCGAGCCCGCGCACACCGGCCACCGGCGCGGCGCCGACAAGATCACCGAGTTCCTCGGCTGGGCCGAACCGCTCGGCATCGAGGTCGTCACGCTGTGGATGCTGTCGACCGACAATCTCGCGCGGCCCGCGGACGAGCTCGCCAACCTGCTCGACATCATCCGCGACGCGGTCGACGAGCTCGCCGAGACGGGCCGGTGGCGGCTGCGCGTCATGGGCAGGCTCGACCTGCTGCCCGACGACCTCGCCGCCGCCCTCAAGGCCGCGGCCGACGGTACGTGCGACGTCGACGGCCTCCAGGTCAACGTGGCGATCGGCTACGGTGGGCGCCACGAGATCGCCGACGCCGTGCGCTCGTACCTGCGCCAGGAGGCCGCCGGGGGAGCGACGCTCGAGGAGCTCGCCGAGCGCATCGACGTCGACGACATCGCCGCCCACCTGTACACCAAGGGCCAGCCCGACCCCGAGCTCGTCATCCGCACGTCGGGCGAGCTGCGCGTGGGTGGCTTCCTCATGTGGCAGAGCGCCCACTCGGAGCTGTACTTCTGCGAGGCGTACTGGCCCGACTTCCGGCGGGTCGACTTCCTGCGGGCGCTGCGCGACTTCTCGCGCCGCGAGCGCCGGCTCGGGCGCTGA
- a CDS encoding hemolysin III family protein, translating to MAAAAHQHGRPFDRDGSRDGAHDVVADAKGAMHEAREAVSDVVQTVSVAAGKQAARLKPRLRGWIHAVTAPLALVAAVVLVLLAPPVAGKVAAAVFGLSAVMLFGTSAVYHRGTWSPRVGAALRRLDHSNIFLIIAGTYTPLAVMLLDPRTATILLSIVWGGAVVGLLARVLWMDAPRWVYVPVYVALGWVAVAYMGQFAASGGIAVVWLVAGGGLAYTLGAIVYGTKRPDPSPRWFGFHEIFHALTVVGFACHTVAIFLATL from the coding sequence GTGGCAGCTGCCGCACACCAGCACGGCCGACCGTTCGACCGCGACGGCTCGCGCGACGGCGCCCACGACGTCGTGGCCGACGCCAAGGGCGCGATGCACGAGGCGCGCGAGGCCGTGTCCGACGTCGTGCAGACCGTCTCCGTGGCCGCCGGGAAGCAGGCCGCCCGCCTCAAGCCGCGTCTGCGCGGGTGGATCCACGCCGTCACGGCGCCGCTTGCGCTCGTGGCCGCCGTCGTGCTCGTCCTGCTCGCCCCGCCCGTGGCCGGGAAGGTCGCCGCCGCCGTGTTCGGGCTCAGCGCGGTCATGCTGTTCGGCACGAGCGCCGTCTACCACCGCGGGACGTGGTCCCCGCGCGTCGGCGCCGCCCTGCGCCGGCTCGACCACTCCAACATCTTCCTCATCATCGCGGGCACGTACACGCCTCTCGCCGTCATGCTGCTCGACCCGCGCACCGCGACGATCCTGCTGTCGATCGTCTGGGGCGGCGCCGTCGTCGGGCTGCTCGCGCGCGTGCTGTGGATGGACGCGCCGCGGTGGGTCTACGTGCCGGTGTACGTGGCGCTCGGCTGGGTCGCCGTGGCCTACATGGGCCAGTTCGCGGCGTCGGGCGGGATCGCGGTGGTGTGGCTCGTCGCCGGCGGGGGGCTCGCCTACACGCTCGGCGCGATCGTCTACGGCACCAAGCGGCCCGACCCCTCGCCCCGCTGGTTCGGGTTCCACGAGATCTTCCACGCGCTCACCGTCGTCGGCTTCGCGTGCCACACCGTCGCGATCTTTCTCGCGACCCTCTGA
- a CDS encoding carbon-nitrogen hydrolase family protein, with protein sequence MTVRVTVGQVAVADDRAANLAMVADAFGAAARVRSDLLILPEYASGYHRQGVGSEHAEPLDGPFVTALRRHAREHGVAVVAGTTLPGSGSVGPTGRQRAVNAVVGVDATGALAGVYRKVHLYDAFGFRESDLLEPGPADAPPLTLRVGDLTFGVITCYDLRFPESARRVVDAGADAIVVPAAWVAGPLKAEHWRTLLQARAIENTVVVLGVGMAGTGVTGRSTLVGPDGVVGLELGEAPEYRTVDLDAEALAAVRERNPSLANRRYAVVPRDTPPR encoded by the coding sequence ATGACGGTGCGGGTCACGGTCGGCCAGGTCGCGGTCGCCGACGACCGGGCGGCCAACCTGGCGATGGTCGCCGACGCGTTCGGCGCCGCGGCCCGCGTGCGCTCGGACCTGCTGATCCTGCCCGAGTACGCCTCGGGGTACCACCGTCAGGGTGTGGGCTCGGAGCACGCCGAGCCCCTCGACGGCCCGTTCGTCACGGCGCTGCGCCGGCACGCGCGCGAGCACGGCGTCGCGGTGGTCGCGGGCACGACGCTGCCCGGCAGCGGGTCGGTCGGCCCCACCGGGCGGCAGCGGGCGGTCAACGCGGTCGTCGGCGTCGACGCGACGGGCGCGCTCGCGGGCGTCTACCGCAAGGTCCACCTGTACGACGCGTTCGGGTTCCGCGAGTCCGACCTGCTCGAGCCCGGTCCCGCGGACGCCCCGCCGCTCACCCTGCGCGTCGGCGACCTCACCTTCGGGGTCATCACGTGCTACGACCTGCGGTTCCCCGAGTCGGCGCGGCGCGTGGTCGACGCCGGTGCGGACGCGATCGTGGTGCCGGCCGCCTGGGTCGCGGGTCCGCTCAAGGCCGAGCACTGGCGCACGCTGCTGCAGGCGCGCGCGATCGAGAACACTGTCGTGGTCCTCGGCGTCGGGATGGCCGGCACGGGCGTGACCGGGCGGTCGACGCTCGTCGGGCCCGACGGCGTCGTCGGCCTCGAGCTCGGCGAGGCACCCGAGTACCGGACCGTCGACCTCGACGCCGAGGCCCTCGCCGCCGTGCGCGAGCGCAACCCGTCGCTCGCCAACCGCCGCTACGCCGTCGTCCCCCGCGACACCCCGCCGAGGTAG
- the mca gene encoding mycothiol conjugate amidase Mca, with amino-acid sequence MPSRPREPTLSSAPHEQLRLMAVHAHPDDESSKGAATTARYAAEGVDVLVVTCTGGERGDVLNPTFVVPEAHEFDTLEGKRALRRAEMEVAAEALGVRQTWLGFVDSGLPEGDPLPPLPEGCFALVPLEEAAAPLVELVRRFRPHVMTTYDPSGGYPHPDHIKCHEVAFEAFHAAGDASRYQVDGGAAPWQPLKLYYNHGFSMERMRAVHEAMQGAGLESPFGDWIESRTAREIPERTVTTKIECAKYFPQRDAALLAHASQIDPNGFFFAVPRDVEAEVWPWEEFELAESHVPTRTPEDDLFAGIRGTEAAR; translated from the coding sequence ATGCCCTCCAGACCTCGGGAGCCGACCTTGTCCTCCGCCCCGCACGAGCAGCTGCGCCTCATGGCGGTGCACGCGCACCCCGACGACGAGTCGAGCAAGGGGGCGGCGACCACCGCGCGCTACGCCGCCGAGGGCGTCGACGTGCTCGTCGTCACGTGCACCGGCGGCGAGCGGGGCGACGTGCTCAACCCCACGTTCGTCGTGCCGGAGGCGCACGAGTTCGACACGCTCGAGGGCAAGCGCGCGCTGCGCCGCGCCGAGATGGAGGTCGCGGCCGAGGCGCTCGGCGTCCGCCAGACGTGGCTCGGGTTCGTCGACTCGGGTCTGCCGGAGGGCGACCCGCTGCCGCCGCTTCCGGAGGGGTGCTTCGCGCTCGTGCCGCTCGAGGAGGCCGCCGCGCCGCTCGTCGAGCTCGTGCGCCGGTTCCGGCCGCACGTCATGACGACGTACGACCCGTCCGGCGGCTACCCGCACCCGGACCACATCAAGTGCCACGAGGTCGCGTTCGAGGCGTTCCACGCCGCGGGCGACGCGTCGCGCTACCAGGTCGACGGCGGCGCCGCCCCGTGGCAGCCGCTCAAGCTGTACTACAACCACGGGTTCTCGATGGAGCGCATGCGGGCCGTGCACGAGGCCATGCAGGGCGCCGGGCTCGAGTCCCCGTTCGGCGACTGGATCGAGTCGCGCACCGCGCGCGAGATCCCCGAGCGCACGGTCACCACGAAGATCGAGTGCGCGAAGTACTTCCCGCAGCGCGACGCCGCCCTGCTCGCCCACGCGTCGCAGATCGACCCGAACGGCTTCTTCTTCGCCGTGCCGCGCGACGTCGAGGCCGAGGTGTGGCCGTGGGAGGAGTTCGAGCTCGCGGAGTCGCACGTGCCGACGCGCACGCCCGAGGACGACCTGTTCGCGGGCATCCGCGGGACGGAGGCGGCCCGGTGA
- a CDS encoding DUF4307 domain-containing protein, which produces MSDPAIPTPPADRYGTRGPGGQGADRRLGTGAKIAIGAALAAGVAGAAWLAAEQTRQAPVTVDVVGFTVPSPEQIDVTFQVHMPRGTTAVCTVDALSQSYAQVGTLEVPVGPSEGLTSRHTVTVRTSEEATTAVVDRCVVTE; this is translated from the coding sequence ATGAGCGACCCGGCCATCCCCACCCCGCCCGCCGACCGCTACGGGACCCGCGGCCCCGGCGGTCAGGGGGCGGACCGCCGGCTCGGCACGGGCGCGAAGATCGCGATCGGGGCGGCGCTCGCGGCAGGCGTGGCCGGCGCCGCCTGGCTCGCGGCCGAGCAGACGCGCCAGGCCCCGGTGACGGTCGACGTCGTGGGCTTCACGGTCCCGAGCCCCGAGCAGATCGACGTCACGTTCCAGGTCCACATGCCGCGCGGCACGACGGCGGTGTGCACCGTCGACGCGCTCTCCCAGAGCTACGCCCAGGTCGGCACGCTCGAGGTGCCGGTCGGCCCCAGCGAGGGCCTCACGAGCCGCCACACCGTGACGGTGCGCACGTCCGAGGAGGCGACGACCGCCGTCGTCGACCGGTGCGTCGTCACGGAATGA
- the greA gene encoding transcription elongation factor GreA — MTEPNVTWLTQEAHDRLKAELEHLSGPARTEIAERIAAARDEGDLKENGGYHAAREEQAKNEARIRELTEKLRNVQISRPADDGIIEAGMVVTAVVAGDEMTFLLGSREIAGTTDLDVYSPTSPLGAAIDGKKVGDSTTYTAPNGREITVEITAAKPFSG; from the coding sequence GTGACCGAGCCGAACGTCACCTGGCTCACCCAGGAGGCTCACGACCGGCTGAAGGCCGAGCTGGAGCACCTTTCCGGCCCCGCCCGCACCGAGATCGCCGAGCGCATCGCCGCAGCCCGCGACGAGGGTGACCTCAAGGAGAACGGCGGGTACCACGCCGCCCGCGAGGAGCAGGCGAAGAACGAGGCCCGCATCCGCGAGCTGACCGAGAAGCTCCGCAACGTCCAGATCAGCAGGCCCGCGGACGACGGCATCATCGAGGCGGGCATGGTCGTCACGGCGGTCGTCGCCGGCGACGAGATGACGTTCCTCCTCGGCTCGCGCGAGATCGCGGGGACGACGGACCTCGACGTGTACTCCCCGACGTCGCCGCTCGGCGCCGCGATCGACGGCAAGAAGGTCGGTGACTCGACGACGTACACCGCGCCGAACGGCCGCGAGATCACGGTCGAGATCACGGCGGCGAAGCCCTTCTCCGGCTGA
- a CDS encoding DUF6596 domain-containing protein, which yields MRRRTLVEDAPGGARVRTPDPRVPPTVLDGPLEGVLAALLLLHVTGDDAWAEPDDAPGVAGRRARAEAAVDLVRAVAALRPDEPEARALLALVLLRHARRGARTGPDGRPLDLEDQDRSLWRRDEIDEGRRVLERALADGRPGPYLVAAAIEALHDDAPTAAATEWDEILALHDALAGLATGRATGWPPSPLAALERAVARGMVHGLEVGLVALDELEGMPGLEGLLPAARARLHRSAPR from the coding sequence ATGCGACGGCGAACGCTGGTCGAGGACGCGCCCGGCGGGGCGCGCGTCCGCACCCCCGACCCCAGGGTCCCGCCGACGGTCCTCGACGGGCCGCTCGAGGGCGTGCTCGCGGCACTGCTGCTCCTGCACGTCACGGGCGACGACGCCTGGGCCGAGCCCGACGACGCGCCCGGCGTCGCCGGGCGCCGGGCCCGGGCCGAGGCGGCGGTCGACCTGGTGCGCGCCGTCGCGGCGCTGCGGCCCGACGAGCCCGAGGCGCGGGCCCTGCTCGCGCTCGTGCTGCTGCGCCACGCCCGCCGCGGCGCGCGCACCGGGCCCGACGGGCGGCCGCTCGACCTCGAGGACCAGGACCGGTCGCTGTGGCGGCGCGACGAGATCGACGAGGGCCGGCGGGTCCTCGAGCGGGCGCTCGCCGACGGCCGGCCCGGGCCCTACCTGGTCGCCGCGGCGATCGAGGCGTTGCACGACGACGCCCCGACCGCGGCCGCGACGGAGTGGGACGAGATCCTCGCGCTGCACGACGCGCTGGCCGGCCTGGCCACCGGGCGGGCCACCGGCTGGCCGCCGTCGCCCCTCGCCGCGCTCGAGCGCGCCGTCGCGCGGGGCATGGTGCACGGGCTCGAGGTGGGCCTCGTCGCGCTCGACGAGCTCGAGGGCATGCCCGGCCTCGAGGGGCTCCTGCCCGCGGCACGGGCCCGCCTCCACCGCTCCGCCCCCCGATAG
- the ilvA gene encoding threonine ammonia-lyase translates to MTLGPQDRTDPLGDDPTHRVTLADVRDAARLVDGVVTRTPVHAFRALSEIAGADVVLKCENLQRAGSFKVRGAYTRMSRLSDAEKAAGVVAASAGNHAQGVALAAQMLGIHAVVYMPTDASVPKLVATRGYGAEVRQVGTSVDEALVAARAEAARSGRVLIHPFDHRDVVAGQGTVATEILEQVPDVGTVVVPLGGGGLVAGIATVLAEAAPHVRVVGVQAAKAAAYPASLAAGRPVPGRLGATMADGIAVGTPGDVPFEVLRRLGVEVRTVSEDQISRALLLVAERAKLIVEPSGAAAIAAVMDAPGELPGTIVPVLSGGNIDPLLLLRVVQHGLVAAGRYLQLRLRIDDRPGALANLLGTIADADANIVHVEHTRTDTSLGVSEVFVTLQLETKGPEHCEAVVRRLRDLGLDVVAH, encoded by the coding sequence GTGACCCTTGGCCCCCAGGACCGCACCGACCCCCTCGGCGACGATCCGACGCACCGCGTGACCCTCGCGGACGTCCGCGACGCCGCACGCCTGGTCGACGGCGTCGTGACCCGCACGCCGGTCCACGCCTTCCGCGCGCTGTCCGAGATCGCAGGTGCCGACGTCGTGCTCAAGTGCGAGAACCTGCAGCGCGCGGGCTCGTTCAAGGTGCGCGGCGCGTACACGCGCATGAGCCGCCTGAGCGACGCCGAGAAGGCGGCGGGCGTCGTGGCGGCGAGCGCCGGCAACCACGCGCAGGGTGTCGCGCTCGCGGCGCAGATGCTCGGCATCCACGCCGTCGTCTACATGCCGACCGACGCGTCGGTGCCCAAGCTCGTCGCGACCCGCGGGTACGGGGCCGAGGTGCGCCAGGTCGGCACGAGCGTCGACGAGGCCCTCGTCGCCGCCCGCGCGGAGGCGGCCCGCTCGGGGCGCGTCCTCATCCACCCGTTCGACCACCGCGACGTCGTCGCCGGCCAGGGCACCGTCGCCACGGAGATCCTCGAGCAGGTGCCCGACGTCGGCACGGTCGTCGTGCCGCTCGGCGGCGGCGGGCTCGTGGCCGGCATCGCGACGGTGCTCGCCGAGGCCGCCCCGCACGTCCGGGTGGTCGGGGTGCAGGCCGCCAAGGCCGCGGCGTACCCGGCGTCGCTCGCGGCGGGCCGGCCCGTGCCGGGCCGCCTGGGCGCCACGATGGCCGACGGCATCGCCGTCGGGACGCCGGGCGACGTCCCGTTCGAGGTGCTGCGCCGGCTCGGCGTCGAGGTCCGCACGGTCTCGGAGGACCAGATCTCCCGGGCGCTCCTGCTCGTGGCCGAGCGCGCCAAGCTCATCGTCGAGCCGTCCGGCGCCGCGGCGATCGCCGCCGTCATGGACGCCCCCGGCGAGCTGCCCGGCACCATCGTGCCGGTGCTCTCGGGCGGCAACATCGACCCGCTGCTCCTGCTGCGGGTGGTCCAGCACGGCCTGGTGGCCGCGGGCCGGTACCTGCAGCTGCGGCTGCGCATCGACGACCGGCCGGGCGCGCTCGCGAACCTGCTCGGCACCATCGCCGACGCGGACGCCAACATCGTGCACGTCGAGCACACCCGCACCGACACCTCTCTGGGGGTGTCCGAGGTCTTCGTGACGCTCCAGCTCGAGACGAAGGGTCCCGAGCACTGCGAGGCCGTCGTCCGCCGCCTGCGGGACCTGGGTCTCGACGTCGTCGCGCACTGA
- a CDS encoding AI-2E family transporter: MSAEPTSVRGSDTVPLSVRSAASWSWRLLLIAAAVAGLVWLLGALKTIVVPVAVALLLTILLSPLRRALERVGVPRGLAVAIAVVGLIVFVAALVTLAGRSLITGFTDLREQAVAGFQELVRWLSDGPLGLDSTRISELGDQLQGSVTSASSSIVAGALGAATTVGHVLVGMLIALFCTIFFLSDGRTIWTWLVNLLPIGAREKVHQAGRRGLVTLAAYVRTQILVALVDGVGIGIGAAFFVPGLALPIGILVFVGSFVPIIGAIVTGAVAVVVVLVAQGWVSALVMLGIVLLVQQAESHILQPFLMGHAVSLHPVAVVLVVAAGSLAAGIVGALFAVPFAAVLNTVLLYLHGHDKFPELGTEDHVPLLRRRPTLPGTLLWPGRTTAGTTSGDGAEAADEGVPRVAGDAAGENRP; the protein is encoded by the coding sequence GTGAGTGCCGAGCCGACCTCCGTGCGGGGTTCCGACACCGTCCCCCTCAGCGTGCGGTCCGCCGCGTCCTGGTCGTGGCGGCTGCTGCTCATCGCCGCCGCCGTGGCCGGCCTCGTGTGGCTGCTCGGCGCGCTCAAGACGATCGTCGTGCCGGTCGCCGTCGCGCTGCTGCTGACCATCCTGCTGAGCCCGCTGCGGCGGGCCCTGGAGCGCGTCGGCGTGCCGCGCGGGCTGGCGGTCGCGATCGCGGTCGTCGGGCTCATCGTGTTCGTCGCGGCGCTCGTCACGCTGGCCGGCCGCTCGCTCATCACCGGGTTCACCGACCTGCGCGAGCAGGCGGTCGCGGGCTTCCAGGAGCTCGTGCGCTGGCTCTCCGACGGTCCGCTCGGTCTCGACTCGACGCGGATCTCCGAGCTCGGCGACCAGCTGCAGGGCTCGGTCACGAGCGCGAGCTCGAGCATCGTCGCGGGCGCCCTGGGTGCCGCGACGACAGTCGGCCACGTGCTCGTCGGCATGCTCATCGCGCTGTTCTGCACGATCTTCTTCCTGTCGGACGGCCGCACGATCTGGACCTGGCTCGTCAACCTCCTGCCGATCGGGGCGCGCGAGAAGGTCCACCAGGCGGGCCGTCGCGGGCTCGTGACGCTCGCGGCGTACGTGCGCACGCAGATCCTCGTGGCGCTCGTCGACGGCGTCGGCATCGGCATCGGCGCGGCGTTCTTCGTGCCGGGGCTCGCGCTGCCGATCGGCATCCTCGTGTTCGTCGGCTCGTTCGTGCCCATCATCGGCGCGATCGTCACGGGCGCGGTCGCGGTCGTCGTCGTGCTCGTGGCGCAGGGCTGGGTGTCCGCGCTCGTCATGCTCGGCATCGTCCTGCTCGTGCAGCAGGCCGAGAGCCACATCCTGCAGCCGTTCCTCATGGGCCACGCGGTCTCGCTGCACCCGGTCGCCGTGGTGCTCGTCGTGGCGGCGGGCTCGCTCGCGGCGGGCATCGTCGGCGCGCTGTTCGCGGTGCCGTTCGCCGCGGTGCTCAACACCGTGCTGCTGTACCTGCACGGCCACGACAAGTTCCCCGAGCTCGGCACCGAGGACCACGTGCCGCTCCTGCGTCGACGGCCCACGCTGCCCGGTACGCTGCTCTGGCCCGGCCGGACCACGGCCGGCACCACGAGCGGCGACGGAGCTGAGGCAGCCGACGAGGGCGTGCCGCGCGTCGCCGGTGACGCAGCAGGAGAGAACAGGCCGTGA